A window of the Salvelinus fontinalis isolate EN_2023a chromosome 26, ASM2944872v1, whole genome shotgun sequence genome harbors these coding sequences:
- the LOC129824607 gene encoding uncharacterized protein LOC129824607: MKPPLNHQDTRKESLPIGTQRTSISVVESDLLLESLTGLALVVSTDGLIFYVSTSIVDYLGFHQTDVMHQNVFDYVHVEERQEFRRQLHWAMNPGPQGASLNQHSATVTDDDFVMSNLFNALEPDGVPLELTSFLTRCFIARVRCLLDSTSGFLSMQFQGSLKFLQGQKKKTESGALLPPQLALFCVAVPLMIPSITELKMKNMTARSKNKGPAITTPDKHSDKRHCSSRGSYDSSDLLFLNGSSSTTREPCHYTSWTPLSKDGTRYKNDSYYTQEEPLNFCLSSMNGGPKAQSMDHPWDIRTGSAMRKGPSGTYTPGRQSKYNPLGKIRSYRMSPGYHANRQDASQNKLYGGLHSPEVESYSEDGMKTDNRYMGNHLDCYNGMVLPETAIKTEQDSDSENGCNIYGMTQNRAWVGNEKRYMGYSEEPQVKSEADYYEQYTTCQKNKTNMSPTLNGHHKYLYTAGNRAQKDHRIPHSDTLCSSQGENCTDISVYGYMQQDNKLNYEFRNHLVHAIKREPMDSPPWSDNGHDISQIPLQRSMIPNSSMNAIVYKPNPYIYMP, from the exons ATGAAGCCGCCTTTGAACCACCAGGATACCAGGAAAGAGAGCCTGCCCATTGGAACCCAGAGGACCAGCATCAGCGTGGTAGAGAGTGACCTCTTACTGGAG TCCTTGACTGGTTTAGCCTTGGTGGTGAGCACAGATGGGTTGATATTCTACGTCTCCACCTCCATTGTTGACTACCTGGGCTTTCATCAG ACGGATGTGATGCACCAGAATGTATTTGATTATGTACATGTGGAGGAGCGGCAGGAGTTCAGAAGACAGCTCCACTGGGCCATGAACCCCGGGCCACAGGGGGCATCCCTGAACCAGCACTCGGCCACAGTAACTG ATGATGATTTTGTGATGAGCAATCTCTTTAACGCCCTGGAGCCTGACGGTGTTCCTCTAGAGCTCACCTCTTTCCTGACTCGCTGTTTCATCGCCCGGGTCCGCTGCCTATTGGACAGCACCTCAGGCTTTCTG AGCATGCAGTTCCAGGGCAGCCTGAAGTTCCTGCAGGGCCAGAAGAAGAAGACAGAGTCCGGGGCACTGCTGCCCCCCCAGCTGGCCCTGTTCTGTGTGGCCGTGCCCCTCATGATACCCTCCATCACAGAGCTGAAGATGAAGAACATGACGGCCAGGAGCAAGAACAAGGGCCCCGCCATCACCACACCGGATAAGCACAG TGACAAGAGGCATTGCTCCTCCAGAGGCTCATATGACAGCAGTGACTTACTGTTTCTGAATGGGTCCAGCAGCACTACCAGAGAACCCTGCCACTACACCTCATGGACACCCCTCTCCAAAGACGGCACCAGGTACAAGAACGACAGCTACTACACCCAGGAGGAGCCCCTGAACTTCTGCCTATCCTCCATGAATGGTGGTCCCAAAGCTCAGAGCATGGATCATCCATGGGACATTCGCACAGGGTCCGCCATGCGAAAGGGCCCAAGCGGCACCTACACACCAGGCAGACAAAGCAAGTACAATCCCCTGGGGAAGATTAGATCCTACAGGATGTCTCCAGGATATCACGCTAACAGACAGGACGCATCTCAGAACAAGCTGTACGGAGGCCTCCACAGCCCTGAGGTGGAGAGCTACAGCGAAGATGGCATGAAGACAGACAACAGGTACATGGGCAACCATCTTGACTGTTACAATGGCATGGTGTTGCCTGAGACGGCCATAAAAACAGAGCAGGACTCTGACTCAGAAAACGGTTGCAATATCTACGGCATGACCCAAAATAGAGCCTGGGTGGGGAACGAAAAGCGCTACATGGGCTACTCAGAAGAACCACAGGTGAAGTCAGAGGCTGACTACTATGAACAATACACCACCTGCCAAAAGAACAAGACCAACATGAGCCCAACGCTCAATGGACACCATAAATACTTATATACAGCGGGGAACAGGGCTCAGAAGGATCATAGGATACCACACTCAGACACTCTGTGTAGCAGTCAGGGAGAAAACTGTACGGACATCAGTGTATATGGCTACATGCAGCAAGACAACAAACTGAACTACGAGTTCAGGAATCACCTGGTCCACGCTATAAAGAGGGAACCCATGGACTCACCTCCATGGTCTGACAATGGCCATGACATTAGCCAAATACCCTTGCAGAGAAGTATGATTCCCAACTCATCAATGAATGCTATTGTATACAAACCAAACCCATATATCTACATGCCATGA